A stretch of the Cheilinus undulatus linkage group 11, ASM1832078v1, whole genome shotgun sequence genome encodes the following:
- the aurkaip1 gene encoding aurora kinase A-interacting protein, translating to MFASKVAPSLSLLRRATCALQAQGEILNGCVSRLLPAYCPSLTQKQRNYSTAANNTSPPRWVQLEPELEEALVPRKLSVSPLESWLSLRYSLPPALESAPLQEDVGLLGEKVLPPMAAPVMEDGEGLITPLECKNVLEIRRRKMNRHKYKKFQKRVKFLRRRVKEGRIKKKQKRFEKDLKRIWFKAGLKMSPDESNLPKLYLKHHRSVKN from the exons atgtttGCCTCTAAGGTTGCCCCCAGTCTAAGTCTACTACGCAGGGCAACAT GTGCCCTTCAGGCCCAAGGAGAAATTTTGAATGGGTGTGTATCACGTCTTCTTCCTGCTTACTGCCCCTCGctaacacagaaacagagaaactACTCCACAGCAGCCAACAACACATCTCCTCCTCGATGGGTACAGCTTGAGCCTGAACTCGAGGAGGCTCTTGTACCGCGCAAACTGTCAGTAAGTCCTCTAGAGAGCTGGCTCTCGCTGCGCTACTCCTTGCCTCCCGCGCTGGAGTCTGCTCCACTGCAGGAAGATGTGGGGCTTCTGGGAGAGAAAGTGCTGCCACCCATGGCTGCCCCTGTTATGGAGGATGGGGAAGGTTTAATAACACCACTTGAATGCAAGAATGTATTGGAGATCCGACGACGGAAGATGAACCGGCATAAATACAAGAAGTTCCAGAAGAGGGTCAAATTCTTGAGGCGGAGAGTGAAGGAAGGCAGGATAAAAAAGAAGCAG AAACGGTTTGAGAAGGACCTGAAGAGGATTTGGTTCAAAGCTGGACTGAAGATGTCTCCGGATGAATCGAATTTACCTAAGCTCTACCTAAAGCATCACAGAAGTGTGAAAAACTGA